The genome window TACTCCCGCAGTCCCGCTTGCTAAAGGAGCTGACCGCTAACCCTCAAACTGGCTGTGCTCCCACTAGAGCGCGCTCGCCGTGGGCAACCTCGAGTTCCCCCTCTCCGTCGTGCAGCAGATGATTAGGTCATCCTATCGCCCTTTGcttttgctttgttttttttGCCCTGTCTTATTAGTTATTATTTGATTGGGTTTTAGACTTTAGCTCACTTGGGACTGGATTCTGTGTAGGATGCACGACTTTGATCGGAATGGTACCATGAGCTTCGAAGGTTAGCTCACAATTCTTTTATGCAATGTAAATAGAGAACTGCTACAAATCTCGTATTAACTCGCTACTTGTCCTACTGCATGCATCGCTTTTAGCTTCTGTTAAGAAAAATGATTTGATTTTTGACCTCACATGCAGCTTCACTTTGTTCTTCGCAGAGTTTTTGGCTCTTAACAAATTCCTTCAGAAGGTATTTGGGCTCTCTACTTGGTTCTGTTGTGCATTTAAGAATTAGGATCGCTCATTGATGCAAGCATTTTCTGCAACTTTGCTGAATGATTCGAGGTAATagtgcatttttttcttttccatgaTCAACTGGGTATGTCTTATATGAATGAGTAATGGCCCTCTAGAATGTTATTTAAGCTTCGGTTATACAAAAAAATGGCCTTCTATGCTGTACAAAAGTTATAATTTACAATGCATGGGTGCATCTGAGAGCAGGGGACACATTTTAATGCATCCCCTACTGCAAGCTACCCGTTTGACTCTTCTTACTTGTTTGTATTTCCTTGTTGTTTTCAATTTACAGGTGCAAAGTGTCTTCTCCACCCTAGAAAGGTACCATGTTTGACTTGTTATTGGATATGCTATCATGTATAGCATCTGGAAATTGTTCAAGTGCTTCCTTAAGCTTTTGTCATGATCTGCATTTTTCATGAGTTCTAGTGACTTATAACGTCCTTCTTAAGAACTTATAAGCAATATATCACATGTATGTGATATCTTGTAGCTAGGAGCCTAGGAAGATGATAGTTTGACTTTAAGGTTAAATTCTTCTTGAAGCTAGAAAACAAGACTGTATTTACATATACTGTTGCAGTATAACTCTCCAAAAATGTGGTCAACTTCAATATTAGAGGACGGGAGATCTCATGCAAAGTTGTCCCCTTCATAGAAATCTTTGTGATTTATGAAATTTCCTTGTCTATCTTCCCATCCATAACCACCTCCATAAAGTTGCATCCGCCGATTACTCCGTAGCACCAAAGTGCTTCTTTTCAGTTTCAAGCTGTTATTGTCCTGAGCACTAgcaatttttttggcaaaaattgACACATGTTGCACCATTTTGGTTATGATTATTTTTCATTTACATCATAAGTTGCGCAcacatttttttcttgtttaaaTTTCTTAGTTTTCTCGTTAACTTCAGGGGTCATGGATTTCTCAATCTTGAGGAGGTGTACGAGGTAGGTAATATGTTAATTTCTCCTATCTTGGTTAGGTATTCTTTGTATCTTCAGCTTTTTTAGTTCCTTGTTGTTGCCACTCCACTTTTCCTCCCGCATCCTTTTTTCCTTGTACAAGCAACTTTTCATAGACTTTTTTTACTTACCGCCATGTTCATTACAGGCGTTAatcaaacttggtttctcattgGACTCACCTGCCTTCTACACAGTTTGTGAGGTAATTCCTGTTCAATTTCTACTGTAAAGTTGGCCCATGCTTATTCAACTCTTGCTTTAGAGTGTTCATCCCAAGCCTGTTCGAACTTCAATCTTGATATGAAGTTATTTATCCTACGCTATCTTTTCTTGCAATCTGGAGCATCTGGGTATAAAGCCAGTGTTGCTTCTGTTGCAACCTCCAAGTTGAATTGCTGGACGGTCAACTTTCTATGGGAGGTTGAAATAGGTCATACAATTTAGCTGACAACCGAAGCCAAGGGCATAATGCCAATGCAGTTTTTTCTGCATTATGAACTAAATAATTCAGCTCTTTTACCATCTTATTCACTGTCTCCAAGAAAAAAATACTGCTATTTTAGCACATTCTTCTTTGTTTGCACTAACACATTAATTTCCTACCTACACAGCTTAGGCTTAGTAGTGAAGCACCTGTACATGCAATGAATTTTTCTTTCTTCGAAGAGTTCATATTTTCGTTTAACTTCCCTCAAGCATCATTATTTGTTCAATACCATGCTTGGGCGTTCTCAGAGCTTTGACAAGAGCAAGAAGGGGATGGTTCGTTTGGATGAGTTCATATCACTCTGCATTTTTGTGCAGTCAGCTCGGTATGTACTCCCATGGTACCTAGAATTCTTCTACATTCTAGCTATAATGTTTGGGGAAAGGATAGTTCTACCTGTTCAGTTTGTACCTATATCTTGAAAATGTTTTGTAAGTTTTTACGTGGTACTTGCTAGCGTTTCATTATTATATTAACCAATATTACTTATTCTCTCTAAATGACGTGTAGTATTTTCTAGGATGCTGTTCCAtgatttgcatttttttcagCAGAGTGTCCGTGTGGTAAATTTATGTCGTACTAATCTACTTGCTCTCCCTTTGTAGTAACTTGTTCAATTCATTCGATACAAACAAGCAAGGAAGAGTGACTTTGGATTTTAACCAATTCGTTTACTGCTGTGAGTTCCTATTTCCTGTATCTCGGTCACTGCTGCTCTCTCACGCCCTTCACTGTTCAGATGACATATATTCCTTGAGCACTTAGAAAATGATGCTACCCTTTTTATTAAATTGTGTCTTTCTGCATCACCCTGCAGCAGCGAACTGCAGGATATAGCTTACTACTTGATACCTGTACATGGTCATGGAGACCCCAAAAAAGAGGATGTTAGCAGTGAATTACGAACCATTCACCAGTCAACCCTTATTTCGGCAACGAGATGGTAATGCAACTTCTTGTTTGTCAAAGAAGTTTCTTGTACATCTCCTTTGGTACCACCAAAGTTGAAACCACCGTTTTGCTTGTAGTCATGTCCTCGATTTGTATTTAAATCCGGGGCTGTACACACTGAATAATGCGTGCCAATACGTAGCAGTGTTTTGTATCAATATCAAGTGATCCAGACATGCAATTGTTTGTACTGTGATTCCCTTCAAATTCTGTGCTGTTTTTGTGGGCCAGGGTTGTTTCGTATGCCTTAGGATATGAACGATTTGGTGACATTTTAAGAGCGGTGAATTAGCATATTTAAAATGAATTAgtttaaaaaatttcataagataaatttatattaattttttatttaaaatgtCTGTAACATATAGCTAACTTTAGCAAACTATTCTATGAAGTTAAATATGCAATGATATATTACAGGAAGTAAatatgaaaatgtaaataaggtagagagagtaaatttGGTATAACGGATTTTAATCATATAGTATTGATTGTATAAACGTCATTTCTAATTCACGTTAGAGCGGTCATCTAAGCTATAGCTCCTGAATAGTATCCGGTCACGATTCTTGAGCCATCAAGACCTCAataggggtgaataggtgttttaaCAAAACTTTGACTATTTTTACTATTTAGTCTAAACTTACAGTGAaaataaattaacggattttttacaattgaaaaaattaaatatactagactcaactagtgcacaatcatgCTGAATAAGTGTGAAGTTTACAATCCTAGAGTGTAATAAAGTTTATTCAAATTTAGCAAGATACGCAAGAAAAATTTAATCGAAAGttctgaaattactgtttatcGAAAgttccggtgttcatcggaagTTTCGATTCTATTGTTCATCAGAAGTTCTAGTACTGTtcatcggaactttcgatcagcttagaaaaatagatttgaatatcACAAATTAACTCAATACATATACAAATAAGTACACACGTATGGATATCAAAGTAATACATAagagtaaaaaaataatgagacAAATAATTGTTACTGAAGTTCAGATATCCACCAATATCTtatgtctccattgaggaagctcGATCACATTTGAGCCAGATTTTTTTCAACCTTTTTCCTCACGAGGTTGAACACATACACTCATCGTCTTCACAAATGgtcaactcttcctccactccgaAGGTGAGTTCAGCAACCACTTTGGGACCtcatcacaatcttcacttgagtaGATCATCGGTAATCCACCATCGAGACGTCTAGGAgacggtggtctccaagagGAACAAACTCTCAAACTCACGCAAAATCAATTTTGAGGGCTCAAACACATACAACTAATACAATATGTGCAAGCAATCTAAGCTCTACacacctcactctatcctcactaagttataaataatttattctcATAAATTTTTGatagagaggggaggagagtaCTTAAAGGTGAAACACCAAGTTCTAACACCTCTCACAAGCACCACAAAGATAACAAAAACCACTTCAAAGCACTACCCCACTCAAGGAGGCAAATGGGTATTTATACTCCCACTTTGAAAACTAGACATTATAGGTATTCTGGCATAACCCGAAACTTTCGGTCCAAAACAAGAACTTCTAATTTaaaaagaaaaccaaaaccaagagTTTAATTTCAGGTTAAATCCGAAACTACTGACTAACCTGGAACTTCTGGTTCAAAACCGGAACTTCAGAGTTCAACACAGCTGACACTTAAAAAACGAAGATAACTTTTGATAATGgtccaattttgatgattttagaaaccTTATTCAGATGGCTATACATccctactgaattcatgatctcaaacacattttaTGAAAGCTAGGAACACTTTGAATATTGATTCGGATACTTTCTCTAATTTTACAAAGTTTAATCCCTAAGATTAAACTAGGAACCACATGAAAAAtaccaaacaccactaaggttTGGCAACtcaaagggttaaatctaaaacacatttTAGATACATCggactcctaaagcgaactctcaacatAAACCTAATTGATAagtttataccttaagtcactttatcttcacaagtaacttagcattcactCTTTTTTGTTAATCtttttgagcttctccttcacctcatgagcatcacttagagttCATTCATTTTAAAGACTGAAAGATGATTTAATACAGAACTATCCTCTTGTAATTTGTGCatgaacaacttcatcttcagatgcattTTGCTGGTCAAATCATTTGACATACAGATTGATTGTAGCTTTAGCCATAAAGCAGTAGCGGTTTTTTCCTGCAAAACCTCCTGCAAAGtattgtttgataaatgaagatgaatcTGTAATAAAGACTGAttatcttttctcttttctttattgGATCAAGACTTTTCATCTTTATTCTTAAAATTATTAAGAGCATCATCCAAATCAATATGTACAAGAACAACATATATCTTTATTTACTATAAAGAAAATCTTATACCTCTATGTAGCAACAGAATATCATACTAAAAAAGCCATGCTAGATAAATCCCTGACTGCAATTCTCCGGGTGTACTGGTCGGAAAAACAATATCGATGACCTTGCTGGATGTTGCACGCGCCAAGAAAAATCACCAGGTGCTGGTCCTCACGTAAAAGAGCAGGTGATCCTCGAGACTCGAACAGCACACGGACAGCCTCAAGTGCTGATGCGCAGACCGCAGAGGCGTGCTTGAACACGTACGGACGAGCACGGTCGCCTGCGCCAGCAGCAGATCGTAACTCGATGGTGATCGGCGGGTGTCCAACGACAACGCGGAAAACGAGGCGATGCCCCTGAGACCGATCCGATCCGATCGGCTGAGGCGCGCACGACTTCGGTGGAATCTCTGGTGGCAGGACGCGCGTGAAGGCCTCGTGATCCAAACCGGGCGTCGCAGATGGATCGGAACAGACCGGGGGCGTGAAAAACCGGCGACGGACGAGGCCGGCGAATTGACGAAACGAGCGATGACGACGAACACGAAGGAGACCGACGGGAatggatcttttttttttctcctgctCACATGTATTCAATCCAGCTCGTACCACTGGTTAGAAATaagaacaacatgatcaaataCGAGACATAATTTTTATGAATAAAACTCCTGTAGTAAAAAATCACGAACGCCAATCGACGATTTTCACTATATCATAAACATATACACTACATGAGATTATaataaaaattttaattttctttgtaGTTGACGAGATATAATTATAGAAGTAGATATATACAACTCGAGTGTAATACAAATTATTTCGAAATATAGATCGAAAACATCCTTATATGCCATAACAAAAATTCGAATAACAATCCAACCACACCAAACCATCCTAAGGCCTCAGATACAAGGAATTACCTCGGAATTGAATATGAGAGCTTTCTGAGTAAATAATTTGAATGGAGTCTTTACACAGTACATGCACTGGGGCCGGTTTGTCCGAAGGTTGCATAGTCCACTGAACTACTAGCCACTCTAATTCGTAGCAACTCTACTTGCTCTCATATGGAGAAGAGAAAATGAAGAACCTCAAGGCACATCGTTGTACTTGTACAAACGTTTTGTAGATTGTAGTTTGTACTGTAAAATGTGTAATCCTACGAAAACACACGCTTCTTCATTTGATCGTATATAATGTACTGTGTAATGCTATACCAAAATTTGGTAGGCCCCTATACCCGTTGATATGATGTTTTAGTTCACATAAACAGAACACTGGAATACATTTGATAGCCTCTTGGTATGGTTGGATACAAATTAACTTTCTTGTAGGGTCGGAGTTGATGTTCCAAGTTTCGCAGAAATTTTGCGAATTGCTCCCATTCCTAACAAGTAaacttcatgatttttttttttttttgaatcatCGCCTATTTTGCACGCTAGCAAGATGATGCTTTCACGCGAGGCAAGTCAAGGTACATACATGAGTGTACACTTCAAATCTGAAGCGAAAATTGAACTATTGCCAAGTGGGCATGGATGAATTCTGCTGAAATGTGACAAATTTCGGTCGCAGTACGATATTCTCACAGAAAGTTCCATCCTACTACAAAATTCAGGTCGCTACTGATACATGCATGGCACCAATATGGATGCTCAACTCAATCCAAACTTCAGAAGAAATACTAGGAGGAATCATCACACTGCCACCGTCTGTCATCCGGCGACCGTCTCCGTAGGCGGCGCACCACCATCGCTACCAGCCGACCCGGACTGCCGCTGCTCAAATTCCTGCACGAGCTCAGCGTCGACGTTCTCAGCGGGCTCCCACGTCGCCTCCTCAATGTCCACCCACTTGACAAGGTACTCCCATTTCTCCTCACCGTCCGCCGCTGCCGCCTGCCTCTTGTCGACGACGGCCTCGGCCACGGCGTACTCGAGACCGGCCTCGAAGTCGTTCACCAGGTCCTCCGCCACCCACGCCGCcttcacccactccctctcgcCGCCGTCGCGCCACTCCACCAGGTACTCCCGCCACTTGCCTTCGCCGCGCCCGTCCACCACCTTCTCCACCTCGGCCCACTCGTACACGGCCTTCTCCAGCTCCTTGGCCGAAGCCTCCAGCGCCAGCCGCTGCTGGAACGTCGCCGGGTTGCCCTTGGgcatcttgccgagcacttccTGGACCAGTTCCAGCGGCGTCCGGCCCTGCCCGTCGATGGCCTCTGGGTCGGCGCCAAGCTCCAGCAGCGTGCGCACGCCCGCAGCGCGGCCGTACCCTACCGCGATGTGCAGCGGTGTGAGCCCACCGCCGGCGCGC of Phragmites australis chromosome 3, lpPhrAust1.1, whole genome shotgun sequence contains these proteins:
- the LOC133911515 gene encoding uncharacterized protein LOC133911515 isoform X2 — protein: MENAVVLREWFDRVDAGRTGNITAPQLQSALAVGNLEFPLSVVQQMIRMHDFDRNGTMSFEEFLALNKFLQKVQSVFSTLERGHGFLNLEEVYEALIKLGFSLDSPAFYTVCESFDKSKKGMVRLDEFISLCIFVQSARNLFNSFDTNKQGRVTLDFNQFVYCSANCRI
- the LOC133911515 gene encoding uncharacterized protein LOC133911515 isoform X1 encodes the protein MENAVVLREWFDRVDAGRTGNITAPQLQSALAVGNLEFPLSVVQQMIRMHDFDRNGTMSFEEFLALNKFLQKVQSVFSTLERGHGFLNLEEVYEALIKLGFSLDSPAFYTVCEHHYLFNTMLGRSQSFDKSKKGMVRLDEFISLCIFVQSARNLFNSFDTNKQGRVTLDFNQFVYCSANCRI
- the LOC133911511 gene encoding probable signal recognition particle 43 kDa protein, chloroplastic; translated protein: MEAVLRHPSLSRLKPPNRNPHRTPSPSLPPLSLLRLRARRLTAAAVFQDQSRPRDPVSKEGNEEEAYGEVDRIVSSRTIKNAVFAEDGSANTVIATEYLVEWRDGHEPSWVPAEAIAADVVAEYETPWWTAAKKADAEALSALLADETLQRDPNAEDAQGRTAMHFAAGLGSEECLRALAAAGADVGHQERAGGGLTPLHIAVGYGRAAGVRTLLELGADPEAIDGQGRTPLELVQEVLGKMPKGNPATFQQRLALEASAKELEKAVYEWAEVEKVVDGRGEGKWREYLVEWRDGGEREWVKAAWVAEDLVNDFEAGLEYAVAEAVVDKRQAAAADGEEKWEYLVKWVDIEEATWEPAENVDAELVQEFEQRQSGSAGSDGGAPPTETVAG